A single window of Anaerocolumna chitinilytica DNA harbors:
- a CDS encoding TetR/AcrR family transcriptional regulator gives MPKIYDDLRETIVQKAKKIIVSKGYSKLNMREVAKTCGIAVGTIYNYFPTKDSLMSELMYQYWLEFIEAIKQEQQENHDLFVKFRNIYQLLESFLDTFKDTWLKLNGTEKGMTKEHHRQKQEVVDLFVDTLEAAIRKHKSETTSIAKPEINDRELASFIVQNFMLIAQMKQFEYDTFEMILKSYFL, from the coding sequence ATGCCAAAGATATACGACGATTTAAGAGAAACCATTGTACAAAAGGCAAAAAAGATTATTGTCTCAAAGGGCTACAGTAAACTAAATATGCGGGAGGTTGCAAAAACTTGCGGAATTGCAGTCGGCACTATCTATAATTATTTTCCGACGAAAGACAGTCTGATGTCTGAGCTGATGTACCAGTACTGGCTGGAATTTATTGAAGCAATCAAACAGGAACAGCAGGAAAATCACGATTTATTTGTAAAGTTTCGTAATATTTATCAGCTTTTAGAGTCTTTTTTGGATACCTTTAAGGATACCTGGCTAAAACTCAACGGTACCGAGAAAGGAATGACAAAAGAGCATCACAGGCAAAAGCAGGAAGTAGTTGATTTATTTGTAGATACTTTGGAAGCCGCTATCAGAAAACACAAGTCTGAAACTACCAGTATCGCAAAACCGGAGATTAATGACCGTGAGCTGGCAAGTTTTATTGTGCAGAATTTTATGCTGATAGCACAGATGAAGCAATTCGAATACGACACCTTTGAGATGATTTTAAAAAGCTATTTCCTATAG